From the Helicobacter mustelae genome, the window CAATCGCCAAAAAAAAAGAAAATGCACGAGTGAAAAGATTTCTTTTTTTGCTCTTGCTTTTGTAATAAAACAAATGAGAAAGCATGCAGAAAATCCTACCTCTTTTTTGTAGAATTTTCCACTCTGGGAAAGATTTCTGCAAAATGCAGTGCGAAGCAATATCAGCATAGAGATAAAAGTCGCATTTTTTACTAAAGTATTGTGCAAAGTTATAGGCTGTGAAATACACCCCGCTTCTATTAGCTGTTTTTCGCACCACATTTGCCAATACACGGCCATCAAAAACTACGACAACTTTTTTCATTCCTCTCTCCTATGTCATCAATTGCTTACCTTGTGGATCGCTTCTCTATGCAAGGGTCCTGCTTATCCCATCATTCTTATTGTTTTTTAGAGGGCTCCTCCAAGGTGCGGACAATCAAGCCAGAGGGGAGGGAAAAAAACTCAATCCATTGCTTTTCTGCTGCATAGTGCTCCCCTAAATCCACCTCATGATCATAGCCCTGCAAATGCAATACACCATGGATAAAAAGCAATGCGATCTCTTCCTCCAAGCTATGGCCAAAAAAATGCGCAGCACCTTGTGCGATGGGAATGCAGATCACCACGCTGCCAAGTGGCATGTTGGCAATCCCCATAGCATCTAAAGGGAAGCTCAACACATCAGTGGGCTTATCCTGGTTGCGATATTCTTTGTTCATGCCTTGAATCATATTTTCATCAACAAACAATAGCTCAATCATTCTTTGGGGGCTTAGGGTCTGTGCGATTTTTTCTAATCGTGCAGTTTCTAACAGCGTAGTTGTTTGATTATCAATCTCTAAGCATCTAGACATAAGATATCTTGAATATGATACATTCCACTAGGCTTAGAGAAAAGCCAAAGGGCTGCATCTATAGCGCCCTTAGCAAAAGTCAGGCGGGAAGTAGCATTGTGTAAAAATTCTAAATATTCACCATCTGCATAAAATCCCACCACATGCCTTCCAGCAACATCCCCACCCCTAAGGCTCATTACTGCGATTTCCTCCCTGCCTCTTGCGCCGATGTCTCCATCACGTCCACTTACGCGCACCCTATCTAGCTCCAAACCGCGCGCCCTTGCACAAGTCTCTGCCAAAGTAAGCGCTGTGCCACTGGGTGCATCTTTTTTGTAACGATGATGGATCTCACAAATCTCAATATCTGCATCAGCAAAATTTTTTGCCACCATGCCAATGGCTGCATTCAAGATAGCAATACCTTTTGACATATTGGTCGCATAGAGCACTGGGGCCCTTTGAGACAAAGACTCTAGCAGCACAAAATCTCTCTGCCCAAGGCCTGTAGTCCCACAAACCAGGGGTTTTGGTGCGTCTTGCAATGCTGCTAAAAGCAGTTGCGTGGCGTGAGGAAGGGAAAAATCAATGATGATGTCACTTGCAGCAATAAAGCTTACAACATCATTGGTGATTAGGCAGTCTTTTGGGAGATTGAGAGAGGTGGAATCACGCAAGAAAGCCGCGCTAAGGGAGCAGGATTCATGCTGAGAAAGAAGCTCTACAAGCAATCTCCCCACTCTCCCGCTCGCTCCAAATACTCCTACTCTCAATCCCTTCTCCCTTTATTTATGAGAATCAAGATATGCGATTGCTTGCAGCGCTGCTGTGGCACCATCACCGGCTGCACACACCACCTGCTTAGGTGCTTGGACCCTGATATCTCCTGCAGCAAAGAACCCCGGGATATTAGTGCGCATCGAAAGATCCACGAGTACACTGCCATATTCATCAGTGTCACAGAGCATTTTGCCATCTTTTTGCTTTAAGATCTGATTGTTCACATCATATCCCACAAAGATAAAAATCCCAGGCACATCAAGCTTGCGCTCTTCATTGGTTTGTGTGTTTTTGATCCTCACGCCTACTACACCCATCGCATCACCTAGGATTTCCTCCACCACATAGGGAGTAAGAAACTCAATTTTTTCATTATTTTTGGCATGCTCAATAGTCACAGGAGCTGCACGGAAGCCATCACGCCTATGGATGAGATAGACCTTTTTACACATTTTTGTAAGATAAATTGCCTCTTCTAGCGCAGTGTCTCCGCCTCCCAAAACTGCTACCTCTTTGTTTTTATAAAAAAAGCCATCGCAAGTAGCACAGGTGCTAACCCCCTTGCCCCACAACTCACTCTCTCCCTTGATTCCTGTTCTTTTGGGACTTCCACCCGTGGTAATAATCACAGATTTTGCTTCATCCTCTTTCCCGTCATTTCTTAGGATTACAAAATGATTTCCTCTCTTTTCTATTCGCTCTACTTCCACCATCTCATGCTTGAGTCCGAAGCGAAAACACTGCTCCTGCCAAGGCTGCATAAAATCCAATCCGCTTAATATTTCCTTAACACCAGGGTAATTTTCAATCTCACTGCTTCCTGTGATCTGTCCACCAGGCATGCCTTTTTCGAATAAAACGACATTTTTTATGCCTCCGCGAGTCGCATACAAGCCTGCAGAAAGCCCAGCAGGACCACCACCAATAATTGCTAAATCTATCATGATAGCTCCTTAAACAATAATTTTTATCCTTAATGGTATTATGGAAATATCAATCTTTAGTAATCCAAAAAGGATTACTAAAAAATCATAAGAGAGAGTCAATTTTTTCTTTGATAACTTGCTTGGAGCTTGCGCCTACGATCTGGTCGACGACTTCTCCATTTTTCATGAAGAGGATTGTTGGAATACTGCGAATTCCAAATTTTGCAGAGAGCTCATCTTGCTCATCGGTATTAACCTTGCAGATTGCTGCTTTGCCTTCATATTCTTTGGCAAGCTCATCAATCACGGGCGCTAACATTCGGCAAGGGCCACACCAAGGTGCCCAAAAATCCACCACTGCCACGCCATTTTGTGTCACAGAAACAAAATTCTCTGAAGTCAATTCAACATATTGTCCCATTACTACTCCTTTTAATCAAAATTTGGAAAAAATTATACACAGTTTTTTTAAAGGGTAATATTCTCTAAAAATAAAATTTCATCATTTTCAATGCAAATTGCATCAATGCAAAAAGGCAAATCCAGAGAATTTCTACACTTATAATATTCAATAGTTTTAATGATTTTTTTCATCTTTTGAGGAGTGATTGCATAGATGGGATTGAAATTTTTCCCGCTTTTGACTTCGATGAAATGCAAAACATCATCCCTCAATGCGATGATATCAATCTCTCCATATCTAGAAAAGAAATTATATTCTGCAATCTCAAAACCCCTCTCCAAAAGATATTCCCCTGCTTTTTTCTCTGCCAACAATCCCTTTTCTCTACTCATCCACATCCCCTAATGCCAAACGACATCTAGTCCAATGGCCCCAATACGCCAAAAACCCAAGTCTCCTAAGATCCCCACACTAATGCCAGAAAAGACCCCGCTTCAATGTGCCTATTGAAAATCCTCAATACGTATAAAAAAAGACCTATCCACGATGAATTCTTGTTTATCAATCTCTTCTAATGCGTGAATGATATTTGCCTCTAAACTGACATGAGTAATGATGCAAAGTCTTGCGATATTTTCTTTGGCTTGTTTTTGTAAAAATACTTCAATAGAAATATCATTTTGACTCAAAATCCCAGCGACTTTTGACAAAACGCCTGCGCGATCAAAAGTGCTTAACCTCAAATAATAACGACTAGTAATCTCTCTTTTATCGCGAATTTTAAAAGAAAAATGCTCCCTTTCAAAGCCAAGCATAGCAGAGTTTTTGCCTCTACCAATTTCAATCAAATCACTAATCACCGCACTAGCAGTCGCATCCCCCCCTGCCCCCGCTCCATAATACAAAGTCTCACCCACACAATCTCCAATCACGCTAATAGCATTCATCACGCCATCCACTTTTGCAATCATTTTATTTTTGTCAATCAAAACAGGATGCACCCTCAATTCGATTTCATTATGGATTTTTTTTGCAATACCCAAGGGCTTGATGACAAAATCAAACTCCTTTGCAAATGCGATATCATCCTCATCAATCTGCGTGATTCCCTCAATAATAATCTCTTCTGGCTTCACATCAATACCATATGCCAAAGACGCAAGGATCAAAAGCTTATGCCCTGCATCCTGCCCATGAATATCAAGACTAGGATCTGCTTCAGCATATCCTAGCTCCTGGGCACTCTTCAAAGCATCTTTGAAGCTAATTTTTTGGCTACTCATTTGTGTGAGGATGTAATTGCTTGTTCCATTGAGGATACCGCGCAATGAAAGAATATGATTTGCGCCTAGTCCATCTTTAAGTGCCTTGATGATGGGGATCCCACCACACACACTGGCTTCAAAACCAATTGGATTATTTTTGGCAATCTGCTCAAGCTCATAGCGATGATAGGCAAGCATTGCCTTATTTGCAGTAACAAGACTTTTATTTTTTTGCAACACTTCCTTAGCGACCTCATAGGCCTCCTCTACACCTCCCATGAGCTCAATAATAATCTCAATTTCTGGATCCTGGATCACACAATCCCTATCTGTGGTTAGCGCGACATCCACATCCCGCACTTTATTCAGATCTCTCACCACTCCTTTTTTGACCACAAGTTTTGCACCAATTCTTGCGCTAATGATATTTGCATTTTCCTGTAAAATCTTCACCACACTGCTGCCAACCACCCCCACTCCAATAATTCCAATTCCAATCTCTCTCATATCTACCTCAATTTTTTTCAAAATGAATTCTTGGATCAACCACCACATACAAAAGATCGCTCACCAAACTTGCAAGCAATCCCAGTAATGTAAAAATATACAATGTCCCAAAAACGACAGGATAATCACGGTGCAATAGGCTATCATACCCCAAAAGCCCCAGTCCATCAAGACTGAAAATAATCTCGATCAACAAGGATCCTGAAAAAAACATTCCCAAAAACACCGCTGGGAAGGAAGAGATCACCAAAAGCATGGCATTGCGAAAAATATGCTTATACAACAGAGCTTGCTCACCCACTCCTTTGATGCGTCCATACATCACATAATATTTTTGCATCTCATCCAAAAAAGAATTTTTCACTAGCAGCACCAAAGTAGCAAATCCCCCGATAGACAAACACAGCACAGGCAAAGTAATATGCCACAAATAATCTCTGATCTTGCCCCAAAAACTCAAATTCTCAAAATCATCCCCCACTAACCCCTTCAATGGGAACCAATCAAAATAACTCCCTCCTGCAAAAAACACAATCAACAAAATCCCAAATAAAAACACAGGGATGGCATTTGCCATGATGATGACTACGCTGCTTATCACATCCCATTTCCCACCATCACGGTAAGCCTTAAAAATCCCAAGCGGGATGCCCAAAAGATAAATAATCAAGGTGCTAAATACACCCAGGCTAATAGAAACAGGGAGTTTTTCTTTGATGAGATCTAGCACACTAATCTGACGATAGTAGCTCTGCCCAAAATCGAGTTTTAGATATTGTTTGAGCATGAGGAAATAACGCTCCCATATGGGCTTATCAAAACCATAAATTTTCTTGAGCTGGGCAATCATCTCTTGATCCATTCCACTATCACCACGATAGGCCCCCACTTTTGCACTGCCTTTAAACACCTCGCCCCCCACAGATTGCAGGGCATCAATTTTTTGCATCATTTGCTCCACTGGACCCCCAGGGGCTAGCTGGATGATAAAGAAATTGATTGTAATAATGCCAAGAAGGGTGGGAATCATGAGCATCAAGCGCTTGAGGATGTAGGCATACATTATTTCTCTCTCCCACTATATTTCTCTCCCTCACTATGCCAATCTGCGCTCCACCAAAGCGCAGGGTTGATGCCATAGCGCGGTGGGATTTTTGGCATTTTGATTCTATCATCATAGGCGATACGATAATAGGGCAGATAAAAATGCGGGATCACATAAAAACCCCAGCACAAAACTCGATCCAGCGCCTTTGTAATAAAAATCTGCTCTTCTTTGTTTTTGGCATTCACTAGGCGCTTGATGAGACTATCCACCACGGGATCCTTGATGCCTGCATAATTGCGACTCCCCTTTGCTGCAGCACTCTTGCTCCCCCAATAATAATTCTGCTCATTGCCTGGAAAAAGCGACTGGCCAATGACTGCTACGATCATGTCATAATCAAAATTTTGCACCAAATTCTTATAGCGCGCTGAGTCCACCACCTCGATATTCATCGTGATGCCAAGGACTTGCAAATTTTTGGCAAAGCTCAAAGCCAGGCGCTCAAATGCAGGGCTTCCAAGTGTAAGCGTAAAGACAAAAGGCTCTTTGGTGCGCTCATCTACAAGGGCAAAATTCTCTATCACAAAGCCTGCTTTTTTTAGCAAATCACGTGCGTATTTGAGATTCTCTCGCAAATTCTCCCCGCGCTTTATCTCTCCATCTGTGCGCGGGATGATATAGACATCCTTCAAGATCCTAGGATCGCGCGCATTGAGGGTTTTTGCATAGGGCTGCAAAATCTCCAATTCCTTTTTGCTGGGGAGGCCAGACATAGCATAAATGGAATGATTAAAAAAGCTCAATGTGCGGCTGTATTGAGAGAAAAAAAGATTTCTATTGCTCCACTGCGCATCAAAGGCATAGAGCAATGCCTCTCGCACCAAGGGATTTTGAAAGAGCTTTTTGCGAGTATTCATAAAAAATCCCTGCATGCCGCTGGGCAGATCATTTTTGATTAGGACTTTTTTAATCTTGCCCTGCTCTATGGCCTTGCCCACATAGCCGCGCGCCCACACCTTTGCTGTGGTCTCTAAGCGCCAATCATAATCCCCTTTTAAAAATGCCTTGAGTGCCACGCTTTCTTCTTTATAATATTCATACACCATAAAGTCAAAATTGTAAAAGCCTACATTTACAGGTAAATCCCTAGCCCAATAATTGGGATTGCGCTCATAAATAATCTTTTTGCCCAAATCATAGCTTTTCACGCTATAAGGACCGCTGCCTAGGGGCTTTTGCAACACATCTTCTCCAAAGGTATTCTTTCCATTTTTCCAATAAAAATGCTTGGGCAAAATCTGCAACTGCCCAAGAATCAATGGCAATTCACGATTTTGATTGGTTCTAAATAAAAATTGCACATGGGAGCGATCTAGTACTCTTGCCTCTTTTACATCCGCATAATACTGATGATAAATCACTGATCCCTTGCTCATTAGGGTATCAAAACTAAATTTTACATCCTCAGCACTCACAGGTACGCCGTCATTAAAATGCGCCAAAGGATTGATATGAAAAATCACAGAATAATGATCCTTTGCCACCTCAATAGAATCTGCCAAAAGTCCATATTGGCTATAGGGCTCATCTAGGCTTTGGGCCATCAAGGTATCATAAACCAACTCCAAGCCCTCTGCGGGATTGCCCTTGAGCAAAAAGGGATTGAGGCTATCAAAGCTGCCTAAAACATAACTTCTAAGAGAACCACCCTTGGGAGCGCTGGGATTGGCATAATCAAAATGTTTGAAATGTTTGTATTTTGGCTCTCCATCAAGTGCGATGGCATCTTGCCCAAACACAGAAGGACAGAGCAAAATCCAAAGCCAAAAAAAACACCAAGGCATTTTTGGTCTTATCAAATTTCCATCCATGTCTGCAGGCTGTTTAGATCTTCATAGCTTGTGAGATTGAGGGTGATGGGGGTGATGGAGACATATCCCTCTTTTGTCGCGGTAAAATCAGAGAGTATGCCATCGCGATCCTTCCATGCAAGAGGCTGGAGTCCTAGCCAATAATATTCATTGCCACGGGGGTCGCGATTGAGATGGGCATTATTACCATAGAGCCGATAACCCTTTTGCGTGATTTTATATCCCTTGCATTTTTCAATTTCAAGCTGAGGGACATTGATATTGATAAGCCTGCGATCTCCTAGTGGATAAGAATGACTAAAAATCTTTTGTACAATCTCGCGGATTACCTTTTTTGCCAGGGCAAAATCATATTCATCTGAGAGATTTTTATCCTTCATGAGCTGAGAGATAGCCAGGGATGGGATCCCTTGGATGGCCCCCTCTATGGCTCCAGCCACCGTACCAGAATAAGTAGTATCCTCTCCCATATTTGAACCTAAATTGATGCCAGAGACGATGAGATCGGGTTTTTGTCCATCTTCATAAATCGCATTGAGCGCAAGATAAACACAATCTGTGGGGCCCCCATCATCTAATTTATAAAAATCATCATCCACCTTGATAAATTTCAAAGGAGAAGTGAGGCAGAGCCCATGGCCACAGGCAGATTTTTCCCTCGCTGGAGCTACAACCAAAATCTGAGCCAAATCACTGAGCGCATCTCTAAGTGCCAACAATCCACGCGATTCAAATCCATCATCATTGGTAATCAAAATTTTTCTCATTATTTTTCCTCAAAATATTTCTGTAGTAAGACCTTAAGATTTTCCTGCAAGAGTGGGGGAAATGCAAATAAGCGCTCCACAATCAGAGCCTTGAGCCTCCTCTGCTCTTCTCTAGCACCAGAGAGTCCTAAAAGATTTACATAGCTATTTTTATTGTAATCATTATTTGTGGTTTTCCCCACACTCTGCGCATTTTCCACCCGATCAATAATATCATCGCGCACCTGGAAAAAAATCCCAAGATCCATGCCAAAATCCCAAAGGTTGCGCAACTCTCCATCAGGCAGATTTGCAATCACCCCACCCATGCAGAGGCTTGTGGCAATGAGCTTGGCGGTTTTATTGAGGTGGATGGCATAAAGCTTTTCTATTTCAAGATGTTGATTTTCAAAATAGCAATCCATTGCCTGCCCAATCACCATGCCCCCAATGCCTCCATAATGGCTCAGCATCTCAATGAGCCTAAGCCTAGTGCTAGGATCAAGATGGGCTTTTGTTAGGAGATAGAAGCTAAAAGTATTGAGCCCATCTCCCACAAGCGTGGCAGTGACTTCATCATAGCTCCTATGCAATGTAGGATATCCGCGGCGCAAACTCGCATCATCCATGCAAGGTAAATCATCATGAATTAGAGAATAAGTATGCAGACACTCTAAAGCCAGCGCTGGTAAAAAGGCATTTTTTGCCAGGGAAAAATTCTGACTACACACCACTGCAAACAACAATGCAGGGCGAAAGCGCTTGCCACCATTTTTGAGCATCTCCCAAAATGCTTTAGCAAATACAGGGTGAAAGCCCTCCATCTCTATGGGATAGCTTTGCAAAAATTCCTCAAATTCCCTCAAAATTTCTAGATATCGCATTACTGCCCCCTGGGATAGACCTTGGTAAAAAACTGAAATCCATTGCGATTTACTAAAAATTCCAAATATCCATAACGCAGATACGCACGCATCAACACCTCTCTAAGATTATCAAACACATCGCCCTTGAGATCCAAGGGATTGACCCTAGCAATCCACAAAATCCTATCTCCAGCCTGAAGATTTTCCAATCCATTTTTTAGCAAATCATTACCCTTGGTGATTTTGAGATTTTTATCAATCCCAATCTTTTGGCTCTCCAAAAAGCTATCTTGGAGTAAAAATCCCCCATAGCGTGCTCTTGCCACCACACTGAGCTCTTTGGTGATGGTCTTTTTGTCTATCTTGCGCTCCACAAGCACACGCACCCTCTCTCCCTCCTTGAGATTGCTAATCACCCACTCAACATTGAGGGATTTTCGCGCGATCTTGTTTTGAATTTTTAAAATTTTGTCATCGGGTAAAAAAGGATTATTTGGGAAAAAGGGATCAATTTGCAACACGATATTTCCCTGGGTACGCACGCCAATATCTCCATAATAGGGTTTTTCCTGGGATAAAAATCGCTCGATATAAGGCTTTGTGATAAATCCTCCCTCTTGGGTAGTAATTCCATAAATTTGATAACAGATGTTGCTAATGACAAGATTTGGGCTAGGAGCCTTTATCTTTAACTTGGCAAAATCAAGAAAGCCCCTTTGATTTTGTAAAATCTGGGTTTTTATCAAAAAGTCAGGGCCGATGATGCTTACTTGAAGCTCTTTTGCAATCTCATCCACAGAGCGTAATACAAAACCACGCACCTCCTTTTGCGGAGCGATGAGATAAAGGCCCACAAAGGGATCATGTCTTAGGATTTTTTTGTTTTTTAATGGGGTTTGTGAGTAGAGGATGAAATAAGTCTTTCCCTTGTAAAAAACGGGTGTGGAGAAATTTTTTTTGTCAAATTTTTGTGCGATTTCATGATAGTGCTTTTGACAATAAGAAAAATCATAACTCCACAAAAAAGAAAAACTAGCAAAAAAAAGAAGTAGCAATTTTCTCAAGAGAGCTTCATTCCCCCAAAGAG encodes:
- the ybeY gene encoding rRNA maturation RNase YbeY — its product is MSRCLEIDNQTTTLLETARLEKIAQTLSPQRMIELLFVDENMIQGMNKEYRNQDKPTDVLSFPLDAMGIANMPLGSVVICIPIAQGAAHFFGHSLEEEIALLFIHGVLHLQGYDHEVDLGEHYAAEKQWIEFFSLPSGLIVRTLEEPSKKQ
- the dapB gene encoding 4-hydroxy-tetrahydrodipicolinate reductase translates to MRVGVFGASGRVGRLLVELLSQHESCSLSAAFLRDSTSLNLPKDCLITNDVVSFIAASDIIIDFSLPHATQLLLAALQDAPKPLVCGTTGLGQRDFVLLESLSQRAPVLYATNMSKGIAILNAAIGMVAKNFADADIEICEIHHRYKKDAPSGTALTLAETCARARGLELDRVRVSGRDGDIGARGREEIAVMSLRGGDVAGRHVVGFYADGEYLEFLHNATSRLTFAKGAIDAALWLFSKPSGMYHIQDILCLDA
- the trxB gene encoding thioredoxin-disulfide reductase; protein product: MIDLAIIGGGPAGLSAGLYATRGGIKNVVLFEKGMPGGQITGSSEIENYPGVKEILSGLDFMQPWQEQCFRFGLKHEMVEVERIEKRGNHFVILRNDGKEDEAKSVIITTGGSPKRTGIKGESELWGKGVSTCATCDGFFYKNKEVAVLGGGDTALEEAIYLTKMCKKVYLIHRRDGFRAAPVTIEHAKNNEKIEFLTPYVVEEILGDAMGVVGVRIKNTQTNEERKLDVPGIFIFVGYDVNNQILKQKDGKMLCDTDEYGSVLVDLSMRTNIPGFFAAGDIRVQAPKQVVCAAGDGATAALQAIAYLDSHK
- the trxA gene encoding thioredoxin, yielding MGQYVELTSENFVSVTQNGVAVVDFWAPWCGPCRMLAPVIDELAKEYEGKAAICKVNTDEQDELSAKFGIRSIPTILFMKNGEVVDQIVGASSKQVIKEKIDSLL
- a CDS encoding YraN family protein — translated: MSREKGLLAEKKAGEYLLERGFEIAEYNFFSRYGEIDIIALRDDVLHFIEVKSGKNFNPIYAITPQKMKKIIKTIEYYKCRNSLDLPFCIDAICIENDEILFLENITL
- a CDS encoding homoserine dehydrogenase; translated protein: MREIGIGIIGVGVVGSSVVKILQENANIISARIGAKLVVKKGVVRDLNKVRDVDVALTTDRDCVIQDPEIEIIIELMGGVEEAYEVAKEVLQKNKSLVTANKAMLAYHRYELEQIAKNNPIGFEASVCGGIPIIKALKDGLGANHILSLRGILNGTSNYILTQMSSQKISFKDALKSAQELGYAEADPSLDIHGQDAGHKLLILASLAYGIDVKPEEIIIEGITQIDEDDIAFAKEFDFVIKPLGIAKKIHNEIELRVHPVLIDKNKMIAKVDGVMNAISVIGDCVGETLYYGAGAGGDATASAVISDLIEIGRGKNSAMLGFEREHFSFKIRDKREITSRYYLRLSTFDRAGVLSKVAGILSQNDISIEVFLQKQAKENIARLCIITHVSLEANIIHALEEIDKQEFIVDRSFFIRIEDFQ
- a CDS encoding microcin C ABC transporter permease YejB, translated to MYAYILKRLMLMIPTLLGIITINFFIIQLAPGGPVEQMMQKIDALQSVGGEVFKGSAKVGAYRGDSGMDQEMIAQLKKIYGFDKPIWERYFLMLKQYLKLDFGQSYYRQISVLDLIKEKLPVSISLGVFSTLIIYLLGIPLGIFKAYRDGGKWDVISSVVIIMANAIPVFLFGILLIVFFAGGSYFDWFPLKGLVGDDFENLSFWGKIRDYLWHITLPVLCLSIGGFATLVLLVKNSFLDEMQKYYVMYGRIKGVGEQALLYKHIFRNAMLLVISSFPAVFLGMFFSGSLLIEIIFSLDGLGLLGYDSLLHRDYPVVFGTLYIFTLLGLLASLVSDLLYVVVDPRIHFEKN
- a CDS encoding extracellular solute-binding protein — protein: MPWCFFWLWILLCPSVFGQDAIALDGEPKYKHFKHFDYANPSAPKGGSLRSYVLGSFDSLNPFLLKGNPAEGLELVYDTLMAQSLDEPYSQYGLLADSIEVAKDHYSVIFHINPLAHFNDGVPVSAEDVKFSFDTLMSKGSVIYHQYYADVKEARVLDRSHVQFLFRTNQNRELPLILGQLQILPKHFYWKNGKNTFGEDVLQKPLGSGPYSVKSYDLGKKIIYERNPNYWARDLPVNVGFYNFDFMVYEYYKEESVALKAFLKGDYDWRLETTAKVWARGYVGKAIEQGKIKKVLIKNDLPSGMQGFFMNTRKKLFQNPLVREALLYAFDAQWSNRNLFFSQYSRTLSFFNHSIYAMSGLPSKKELEILQPYAKTLNARDPRILKDVYIIPRTDGEIKRGENLRENLKYARDLLKKAGFVIENFALVDERTKEPFVFTLTLGSPAFERLALSFAKNLQVLGITMNIEVVDSARYKNLVQNFDYDMIVAVIGQSLFPGNEQNYYWGSKSAAAKGSRNYAGIKDPVVDSLIKRLVNAKNKEEQIFITKALDRVLCWGFYVIPHFYLPYYRIAYDDRIKMPKIPPRYGINPALWWSADWHSEGEKYSGREK
- the surE gene encoding 5'/3'-nucleotidase SurE — its product is MRKILITNDDGFESRGLLALRDALSDLAQILVVAPAREKSACGHGLCLTSPLKFIKVDDDFYKLDDGGPTDCVYLALNAIYEDGQKPDLIVSGINLGSNMGEDTTYSGTVAGAIEGAIQGIPSLAISQLMKDKNLSDEYDFALAKKVIREIVQKIFSHSYPLGDRRLININVPQLEIEKCKGYKITQKGYRLYGNNAHLNRDPRGNEYYWLGLQPLAWKDRDGILSDFTATKEGYVSITPITLNLTSYEDLNSLQTWMEI
- a CDS encoding polyprenyl synthetase family protein, producing MRYLEILREFEEFLQSYPIEMEGFHPVFAKAFWEMLKNGGKRFRPALLFAVVCSQNFSLAKNAFLPALALECLHTYSLIHDDLPCMDDASLRRGYPTLHRSYDEVTATLVGDGLNTFSFYLLTKAHLDPSTRLRLIEMLSHYGGIGGMVIGQAMDCYFENQHLEIEKLYAIHLNKTAKLIATSLCMGGVIANLPDGELRNLWDFGMDLGIFFQVRDDIIDRVENAQSVGKTTNNDYNKNSYVNLLGLSGAREEQRRLKALIVERLFAFPPLLQENLKVLLQKYFEEK
- a CDS encoding DUF7488 domain-containing protein encodes the protein MRKLLLLFFASFSFLWSYDFSYCQKHYHEIAQKFDKKNFSTPVFYKGKTYFILYSQTPLKNKKILRHDPFVGLYLIAPQKEVRGFVLRSVDEIAKELQVSIIGPDFLIKTQILQNQRGFLDFAKLKIKAPSPNLVISNICYQIYGITTQEGGFITKPYIERFLSQEKPYYGDIGVRTQGNIVLQIDPFFPNNPFLPDDKILKIQNKIARKSLNVEWVISNLKEGERVRVLVERKIDKKTITKELSVVARARYGGFLLQDSFLESQKIGIDKNLKITKGNDLLKNGLENLQAGDRILWIARVNPLDLKGDVFDNLREVLMRAYLRYGYLEFLVNRNGFQFFTKVYPRGQ